The nucleotide sequence GGGTTAATGACCCAGAAGACGACGCAATTGCCTAACGGCGGAGGTGGGTTCGGTGTGGAACACTGTCCTCCGGAAAGTCCTCCCGCCATCATCTCAATCATAAAAGCCAGGCCAAACCCTTTATATGCCTGATCACCTCCCAAGGGGAGAATCGTTCCTGGAGGGTTGCCATAGAGTTGGTTGGGATCCGTCGTTGGCTTTCCATCGGGATCAAGGATCCAACCGAACGGTACGGGTTGTCCCGCGATTTTCTTGACTCTTACTTTGCCTTCTGCGGTGGCACTGGTCCCGATATCGAAAATAAAAGGCCCTTTTGAGCCGCCTGGCACGCCGATGCAGATCGGGTTGGTCCCTAACCGGGGGCGCTTGCCACCGACAGGTGAAACGCGTGGTGCCGCGCCGTGGTTGTTGGCGATGACCATCGCCGTCAAACCATGCTCGGTTGCCATCTCAGCGTACTCACCTAACCGACCGATATGACAGGTGCGACGGAGTGTCCCACAGGCGATTGCTGAGGTCTGACACTTGGTAATGAGCCGCTTCATGAGGTCCTGCGCGAGGACTTGCCCCAGACCCCATCCGCCATCACAAACCAGAGAGCTTGCCGACTCTTTCTCAATGGTTAACTGAGCGCTGGAATTCAATGACCCATCTTTGACTTTGCCGATATAAAACGGGATTCGCATCACACCGTGTGAATCATGCCCCCGCAAGTTTGACTCGACAAGACTTGCCGCGACAACGTCAGAGTCGGGGCGGCTGACGCCAGCGGCACAAAAGAGTTCAGCAGCAAATGCGGTCAGATCGGCAGGCTTCAGAACGGGCAACGTGACACCTCTTCCCAAGAGATTCCCAAGAGAAATTCTTCAGCAGAATAACTAGTGTAACAGAGGAGAACGACATGACAAAACCCAGGACGGGGGCGTGAGGGGCAATGGTTCCTCACCGTTTCTGCGTGAAATAACCATGTCAATTGCTGCGGTCGGGTGCCACTTCTCTTCGGCACTCGGTGCGCGTTTGACTCTGTCGATCACTTTTGTCCGACGGTGATTTCGAACAGTTGTGGCCAGTTCTTTCCCGTCACGAACAGCCGCTTCTTCTGGCGGTCGTAGGCGATGCCGTTGAGCACTTCTTCGTTGCTGGTACGCTGGCTTCGGGGGTAAAGCGTAGATAAGTCGATCCAGCCGAGTACAGTACCGTCCTTCGGTGAAATGCGGACGATATGGTCTTCGTACCAGACATTTGCCCAAATCTCGTCGTTGACATATTCCAGTTCGTTCAGGCGACCAATCTTCTCTTTGTTGTCCCGACGGTGAACGTTGATTCGTCGAGCGACCTGAAACGTTTCAGGGTCGAGGAAACGAATCGTTGCCGAGCCGTCGCTCATGATCAGGTGTTTGCCGTCGGTTGTCAGGCCCCACCCTTCTCCGGAATACTGGAATGTCTTTTTGACATCAAACGTATCGATGTCGTAAACGAGACCGATTCGATTCTGCCAGGTCAGTTGGTAGACCTTATCATTGAGGACCGTGATTCCTTC is from Schlesneria sp. DSM 10557 and encodes:
- a CDS encoding Ldh family oxidoreductase; this encodes MPVLKPADLTAFAAELFCAAGVSRPDSDVVAASLVESNLRGHDSHGVMRIPFYIGKVKDGSLNSSAQLTIEKESASSLVCDGGWGLGQVLAQDLMKRLITKCQTSAIACGTLRRTCHIGRLGEYAEMATEHGLTAMVIANNHGAAPRVSPVGGKRPRLGTNPICIGVPGGSKGPFIFDIGTSATAEGKVRVKKIAGQPVPFGWILDPDGKPTTDPNQLYGNPPGTILPLGGDQAYKGFGLAFMIEMMAGGLSGGQCSTPNPPPPLGNCVVFWVINPEFFGGTEHLQKEIGQLETYVREVPRIDGVDAIMLPGDPERQTRQSRTASGIPLDEGNWQALVDLAHQLNVAVPAV
- a CDS encoding glutaminyl-peptide cyclotransferase, yielding MSGQFTPTVRSPKRNSRWGIVLLLLVSSVAGISVFAQSKRALKGEVWGYKLVAAYPHDRTAFTQGLVFANGQLLEGTGQKGESSLRRVDLGTGKVEQIAPLNSHYFGEGITVLNDKVYQLTWQNRIGLVYDIDTFDVKKTFQYSGEGWGLTTDGKHLIMSDGSATIRFLDPETFQVARRINVHRRDNKEKIGRLNELEYVNDEIWANVWYEDHIVRISPKDGTVLGWIDLSTLYPRSQRTSNEEVLNGIAYDRQKKRLFVTGKNWPQLFEITVGQK